From one Catenuloplanes nepalensis genomic stretch:
- a CDS encoding VOC family protein: MDEGIVMGVVRLNHAVLYISDLDRSVAFYRDVLGFRQVPMTPNGFRAAFMQAPDSSNDHDLGLFEIGPAGPSMAGRATVGLYHLAWEVDTLDTLEEVMVALANADALVGTSDHGSTKSLYGRDPDGLEFEVVWLIPKDLLDDAALAARKTIGRLDLAKEKKRYGGQTRGGVGISVPV; this comes from the coding sequence ATGGATGAAGGGATCGTCATGGGTGTCGTCCGGCTCAACCACGCCGTGCTGTACATCAGCGACCTCGACCGGAGCGTCGCGTTCTACCGGGACGTGCTCGGCTTCCGCCAGGTGCCGATGACGCCGAACGGGTTCCGCGCCGCGTTCATGCAGGCGCCGGACTCGTCGAACGACCACGACCTGGGGCTCTTCGAGATAGGCCCGGCCGGTCCGTCGATGGCCGGGCGGGCCACGGTCGGGCTCTACCACCTCGCGTGGGAGGTCGACACGCTGGACACGCTGGAAGAGGTGATGGTGGCGCTGGCGAACGCGGACGCACTGGTCGGCACGTCCGACCACGGGAGCACCAAGAGCCTCTACGGCAGGGACCCGGACGGGCTGGAGTTCGAGGTGGTCTGGCTGATCCCGAAGGACCTGCTGGACGACGCGGCGCTGGCGGCCCGCAAGACGATCGGGCGGCTGGACCTCGCGAAGGAGAAGAAGCGATACGGCGGTCAGACGCGGGGTGGAGTGGGAATCTCCGTCCCGGTCTGA
- a CDS encoding DUF4236 domain-containing protein: MGLMFRKRRKFGPLIFNFTENGFSSWSIKIGRWSWNSKARAHRVDLPGPFSWKQDKSRSTN; the protein is encoded by the coding sequence ATGGGCCTGATGTTCCGTAAGCGCAGGAAGTTCGGACCGCTGATCTTCAACTTCACCGAGAACGGTTTCTCGTCGTGGAGCATCAAGATCGGCCGCTGGTCCTGGAACTCGAAGGCACGCGCGCACCGCGTCGACCTTCCCGGTCCGTTCTCCTGGAAGCAGGACAAGTCGCGCTCGACGAACTGA
- a CDS encoding RrF2 family transcriptional regulator, whose protein sequence is MQISARGEYAVRAALSLASVHPSLMSAQAIAQEQDMPRKFLEAVLADLRRAGIVRAQRGAEGGYTLAQTPREIMIGSILRAVDGPLAGVRGMRPEETRYDGAAENLPKLWVAVRSAVREVVDETSLADVVSGRLPNHVKKLTTRPDAWEPR, encoded by the coding sequence GTGCAGATCTCCGCGCGTGGTGAGTACGCCGTCCGAGCCGCCCTCAGCCTGGCCTCGGTCCACCCCTCACTGATGTCCGCCCAGGCCATCGCGCAGGAGCAGGACATGCCGCGGAAGTTCCTGGAGGCCGTGCTCGCGGACCTGCGCCGGGCCGGCATCGTCCGGGCCCAGCGCGGCGCCGAGGGCGGTTACACGCTGGCGCAGACGCCGCGCGAGATCATGATCGGCTCGATCCTGCGCGCGGTCGACGGGCCGCTCGCGGGCGTCCGCGGCATGCGGCCGGAGGAGACCCGCTACGACGGCGCTGCGGAGAACCTGCCGAAGCTGTGGGTCGCGGTCCGCAGCGCGGTGCGCGAGGTCGTCGACGAGACCAGCCTGGCCGACGTGGTGAGCGGCCGGTTGCCGAACCACGTGAAGAAGCTGACGACCCGCCCCGACGCGTGGGAACCGCGGTAA